The following DNA comes from Peribacillus sp. FSL E2-0218.
AAGTCTTGAATAATCAGCCTATCTTGCTTGGCAATTCGCCACATGTAAACGATCAAGGCAAATGCCAGCACCATGATGATAAAAAATAATACAGATAACCATAACATCTATCATTAAACCTTCTTTCCATCCTAAGCCTAAGAGTTACCTTCATGTAACCATAAAATCATGACACCCGCAATTATATATCGTTTAATATGCCCTTATTTATTTTCATGGTATAAATTTATATCAAAATTTTTCTTCATCATTTCAAAAACCTTATGGCGGCTCTTCCATTCATCCTCTTTTTCCCATAGCTGCTTGCTTTTATTTATGATTTCACAGCGAAGGAGCTGAAATTCCTTTTCCGCCTTATCCAGCTTCTTCTTAACCAATACCATATATCCATATAGCCCAATCGCTGCAGCCAAGAATAGGAAATGACTGAAATGGTCGACGAAAACACTGAACATCGTGAAAAAAGAATAAGAATAAGGGACAACAATATAAAGATAAAGATAAATAAAAAGAAAAGCGACAGCAATCATGGTAGCCCATAAAGTTTTTAGGTGCTTCCTTTTAAGCGCCTCGAACTTTTTTTTTCGGTCCACGACATTTTGCAACATTTGCTTTGTTGCTTGATCCGTCTTTTCATCCAATAAAATGATAGTCGATTCCATCTTTTTTTCCTCCTTCACTCTCTCCAAACATGATATGAGTCTGTCCAGGAAAAAATGATAAAGCGGCTATCCATCACATGTTTTTAGCTGCATATGAAAAAATAACACCCTGCCAATAAGGCAAGGTGTTATCGTTATTTTTTGATCGGAATTTTCAAAACCTGCCCTTTGGATATTTCATTGCCATTCAGTCCATTCCACTCCTGGATAAGGGCAATGCCTTCCTGGGATTTGTAATAATTCATTGAAATCCGGAACAGGGTTTCCTGTGGTTGAACAGTATGTAGGACAACCTTATATTCATCCTTATCTGGTTTTTCGGCTTGAGCGTTTTGGGCTGCCTTTTTCTTTTCTGCGGCCTCCCGCTTGGCTTTTTCGTCAGCCAATTGCTGAGCCCTTGCCTTTTCTTTCGCTTCCTGCTCGGCTTTGGCCTTATCTTTCGCCTCCTGCTCGGCTTTCGCTTTCTCTTTCGCTTCCTGCTCGGCTTTGGCATTCTCTTCAGCTTTTTTCTTAGCTTGTTCCTCTTCCTTAGCCTGTTGCTTTCGCGCTTCTGCCTCCGCTTTTGCCTTCGCTTCTTCTTTCTCTTTCTTCGCTTCGGCCTTCGACGGTTCTTTTTCATCATTGCCCTTTAAATCCTTTGCAGTGGCTGTAGTCGGAATCGTTTCCTTTGCATCCTCACCATTTTCAAAAACGATTTGGTCAGTTTTCGGATCTTGGACCGGTAATTTCTGAAGATATGAATAAAGGCTGTAAAACCCAATCGGAAGTAAAATGAAAAACAACGCCAATGCCTTGATGATCGGAAACTTGAACTTCACCTTACTTTTTTTCTTTTTATTTTGGTGAGTTTTACTGCGCTTAGGCATTGACTTAGCTTTGTGGCGTTCAACCCGCGAACGAAGTTCACCCGCCTGATCGTTTTCCTTGTCACTCTTTTGCACTCGATTCATTCAAGTCACCCCCCTTCTTGCCTAACTCTTTTTGCTTTTTGTTCCTAATTAAAACACCCAGAATAAAGTCAATCAAAAAATGGGCCATGATCGTCACGATGATATTATCGGTCCATTCATATAAAAAACCGATAAAAAAGCTCAAAACCAATACATTTAAAAATAAGAACCAATTAAACAAGTAACGATAATGGACGGCTGCGAAAATGATGCTCGTCCATAGCAAACCAAAATGGGTTTGCAGCACTCCGCGAAATAATAACTCTTCACTTACCGCAACCACTGATGCAACGACAAATATCATCGAATATGGCAAATGGCTGAAAATGCGTTCGTTGATCCCCCCATCATCCTGATAGGAAGGGGGTGTCACTTTCATCAATATAATATCCAATACCACGACGAGGGCTCCAGCGGGAACACCGATCAGCAAAATGTTAAGGTCATTTAAATTAAATAAGTCGAAAAATGCGGAACGGTCTTCAAATAAAATAATACCTAAAAAAAATGCTAACGTTAAGAGAATAATTTGTGTAAGAAACAAATTTTGGAGCAACTGCTTATCTGTCAGTTGTTTAATTAATTCAGCCTGCTTATTTTTCATTCCCATTTTCCTTTTTTAATAAAATGAAAGCCAGTTCCTCTTTCCATGTGGAATAGGAATGAACCTGATCATGCTTGACATCGGGCCATGCATCAACCATTTTTTGCGCGTCCATTCCACAGTAGTCACAGCATTGCGGGTTTACTATTTGCTGCTTTTCGTCAAAGTAATCCAGTACACCTATGCGCCGGCATTCCTTTGCATGAATCCAATTCAAGAACCTATGCAGCTTTTCTTGATTGGCGGACTTTCGCTTTTGGC
Coding sequences within:
- a CDS encoding YpbF family protein, giving the protein MESTIILLDEKTDQATKQMLQNVVDRKKKFEALKRKHLKTLWATMIAVAFLFIYLYLYIVVPYSYSFFTMFSVFVDHFSHFLFLAAAIGLYGYMVLVKKKLDKAEKEFQLLRCEIINKSKQLWEKEDEWKSRHKVFEMMKKNFDINLYHENK
- a CDS encoding LysM peptidoglycan-binding domain-containing protein — encoded protein: MNRVQKSDKENDQAGELRSRVERHKAKSMPKRSKTHQNKKKKSKVKFKFPIIKALALFFILLPIGFYSLYSYLQKLPVQDPKTDQIVFENGEDAKETIPTTATAKDLKGNDEKEPSKAEAKKEKEEAKAKAEAEARKQQAKEEEQAKKKAEENAKAEQEAKEKAKAEQEAKDKAKAEQEAKEKARAQQLADEKAKREAAEKKKAAQNAQAEKPDKDEYKVVLHTVQPQETLFRISMNYYKSQEGIALIQEWNGLNGNEISKGQVLKIPIKK
- a CDS encoding type II CAAX endopeptidase family protein; the protein is MKNKQAELIKQLTDKQLLQNLFLTQIILLTLAFFLGIILFEDRSAFFDLFNLNDLNILLIGVPAGALVVVLDIILMKVTPPSYQDDGGINERIFSHLPYSMIFVVASVVAVSEELLFRGVLQTHFGLLWTSIIFAAVHYRYLFNWFLFLNVLVLSFFIGFLYEWTDNIIVTIMAHFLIDFILGVLIRNKKQKELGKKGGDLNESSAKE